In Neokomagataea tanensis, one genomic interval encodes:
- a CDS encoding MATE family efflux transporter: MSPAPHITASPRIPDNPPIRPARFVHGSIMRHVITMAGTGAIGLMAVFAVDLLNFFYISKLHNPALTGAIAFATSISYVQISVAIGLTIGLGACIGRLIGARQHDEARRMASAFLAVMVALALVLGLTTAIFAPNFLRMLRADGNALDQATLFLRITAPAFPLACLGMGLSALLRSVGDARRSMRMTLTGAAVSACLDPILIFGFHLGLEGAAISTILSRAAITASGFLNLRGHDMLEWPDIKAIRPAVQKIGGIALPAIATNLATPTGALFVTHAMAAFGLNAVSGQATIDRIVPVAFALVFALTGSVGPIMAQNLGAQHYDRVKETLMAALKLTALCVMLTWLALALGQNIILDIFTVNGVGVDIVKWFCQWLVSSYMFIGLLFVANTAFNNLGHPFYSTGFNWGRATLGTIPFVWIGAHYFGPIGILFGQSLGAVIFGTAAILTAFRVIHKLGPTH; encoded by the coding sequence ATGTCCCCTGCACCACATATCACCGCCTCACCCCGCATTCCCGATAACCCGCCAATACGCCCTGCGCGTTTTGTCCACGGCAGTATCATGCGGCACGTTATTACTATGGCGGGCACAGGGGCGATCGGCCTTATGGCTGTTTTTGCCGTCGATCTTCTGAATTTCTTCTATATTTCCAAACTGCATAACCCCGCACTAACGGGTGCAATCGCGTTTGCAACATCCATTAGTTACGTCCAAATCTCTGTTGCAATCGGCCTAACCATTGGACTTGGTGCATGCATCGGACGGCTTATCGGCGCACGCCAGCACGACGAAGCACGGCGCATGGCCTCGGCTTTTCTCGCCGTTATGGTCGCTCTCGCCTTAGTCCTTGGATTAACGACCGCTATTTTTGCCCCTAATTTTTTACGCATGCTTCGCGCTGATGGAAATGCACTGGATCAGGCTACCCTTTTCCTCCGGATTACAGCGCCAGCTTTTCCACTTGCCTGCTTAGGCATGGGCCTTTCTGCTTTGCTTCGTTCCGTTGGTGATGCACGACGCTCTATGCGCATGACCCTCACGGGAGCAGCCGTCTCAGCTTGTCTTGACCCAATACTAATCTTTGGCTTTCACCTTGGGTTAGAAGGGGCTGCGATCAGCACAATATTGTCGCGCGCCGCAATTACTGCCAGTGGTTTTCTTAATCTTCGCGGGCATGACATGCTCGAATGGCCCGATATCAAAGCTATTCGGCCAGCTGTGCAAAAAATCGGCGGCATTGCTTTACCAGCGATCGCAACCAACCTTGCCACTCCGACCGGCGCGCTCTTTGTAACGCATGCCATGGCAGCCTTTGGTCTTAATGCTGTTTCTGGCCAGGCCACAATTGATCGCATTGTCCCCGTCGCCTTTGCTCTCGTCTTTGCACTCACAGGCTCGGTCGGCCCTATCATGGCGCAGAATTTGGGCGCTCAACACTATGACCGCGTCAAAGAAACACTCATGGCGGCCCTTAAACTAACCGCGCTTTGTGTGATGCTGACATGGCTTGCCCTAGCACTCGGTCAGAACATCATACTCGATATATTTACTGTTAATGGCGTCGGTGTTGATATTGTCAAATGGTTCTGCCAGTGGCTCGTATCCAGCTACATGTTCATCGGTCTTTTGTTCGTAGCAAACACTGCGTTCAACAATCTGGGCCATCCATTTTATTCGACCGGATTTAACTGGGGCCGAGCAACACTCGGCACAATTCCGTTTGTCTGGATTGGTGCACATTACTTCGGCCCCATTGGTATTTTGTTCGGTCAATCGTTGGGCGCAGTAATTTTTGGCACGGCAGCCATCTTAACTGCCTTTCGCGTCATACATAAACTGGGGCCAACCCATTAA
- the hemJ gene encoding protoporphyrinogen oxidase HemJ: MVNILLAHMQWLLALHIMAFTAWMAGLFYLPRLFVYHCQAERGTADYERFTVMERKLLRQIMNPAMIVTILAGGALASLPGIIDWAAPWWWVKLVSVLGLCAFHGFCGVWRKQFLRHDNQHNERYYRIANEVPTLLMMIVVIMIIVRP, encoded by the coding sequence ATGGTGAATATCTTGCTGGCGCATATGCAGTGGCTTCTAGCATTGCATATCATGGCTTTTACGGCATGGATGGCAGGCCTGTTTTATTTGCCAAGGCTTTTTGTGTACCACTGTCAAGCAGAACGGGGTACAGCAGACTACGAACGCTTCACAGTTATGGAGCGTAAGTTGCTACGCCAGATCATGAATCCTGCCATGATCGTAACTATTCTGGCTGGTGGGGCCCTTGCATCATTACCGGGTATTATCGATTGGGCAGCTCCTTGGTGGTGGGTTAAGCTCGTATCCGTACTTGGTTTATGTGCATTCCACGGTTTTTGTGGGGTATGGCGTAAGCAGTTTTTGCGGCATGATAATCAGCACAATGAGAGATATTATCGGATAGCAAATGAAGTTCCGACGTTACTAATGATGATAGTTGTGATTATGATTATCGTCAGGCCGTAA
- a CDS encoding alpha/beta hydrolase family protein: MMDLHQQKSEGAVKAGFWPSWVSPSLVAGKTLSFNELRTAGNWVLWLETRPEDSGRSVITAFTPGGGYADLSPVQVSVGTSVHEYGGGAWDVRLGADNSPELVFSDRKTGGLWFGEQCVLQSNVHRYADITWATDGSGAFAVREQHQDAGEPVSVLVFVTRSGQETVLLEGADFYAAPRPSADGGWLAWFSWQHPHMPWTQTQLHVASLHHSKEGGLSLGRITDLTGPETCSIIEPRWSKDGALFATEDSSGFWAPVSFIHEAGEWNRQTHPFSGAEIGLPHWVFGQRSLLPVDANNLLALGVSDGFNIVQELKEGVWKSYTDISPSNVPEPLSDGRFAWIDTPSDVPPRIMVGGLSGLRHVIRNSVELPKGVTEQDVSIPQPMTFKTTGGAIAHALYYAPASHHYALEADELPPLVVMAHGGPTGRANPGFAFKVQFWTSRGFAVLDVNYRGSTGYGRDYRKALDGKWGVVDIDDVLAAGKAVIDQGRVDPKRCTIRGSSAGGLTVLGALARSKVFIAGTVLYGVTDLRGLVEETHKFEARYLDGLIGPYPQAEDVYLQRSPLTFAEDIAQPVLFLHGDEDKVVALSQAEDMVACLKQAELHVYAGEKHGFRQKETVMDAFVRELAFYQAVFASL; encoded by the coding sequence ATGATGGATTTGCATCAGCAAAAATCAGAAGGTGCCGTTAAGGCTGGATTTTGGCCATCTTGGGTATCTCCCTCACTGGTTGCAGGCAAAACGCTCAGCTTTAACGAATTACGGACAGCAGGAAACTGGGTGTTGTGGCTGGAAACACGGCCAGAGGATTCAGGGCGGAGCGTTATCACGGCTTTTACGCCCGGCGGTGGCTATGCAGATCTTTCACCTGTGCAGGTTAGTGTAGGAACATCTGTTCACGAATATGGTGGTGGCGCTTGGGATGTTCGGCTGGGTGCTGATAACAGCCCAGAGTTGGTGTTCAGCGACCGTAAAACTGGTGGGTTATGGTTTGGAGAGCAATGCGTTTTGCAAAGCAATGTGCATCGCTACGCCGATATTACATGGGCAACTGATGGCAGTGGCGCTTTCGCTGTGCGAGAGCAACATCAAGACGCGGGTGAGCCTGTGTCCGTGTTGGTATTTGTAACACGCTCGGGCCAAGAGACAGTTCTGCTGGAGGGAGCCGATTTTTACGCAGCACCCCGTCCATCGGCGGATGGTGGCTGGTTGGCATGGTTTTCATGGCAGCACCCTCATATGCCTTGGACGCAGACACAATTGCATGTTGCCTCTTTACACCACAGCAAGGAGGGTGGGCTCTCTCTAGGGCGGATTACTGATTTAACGGGGCCGGAAACGTGCAGCATTATAGAGCCCCGCTGGAGCAAGGATGGCGCCTTATTTGCGACAGAGGATAGCTCGGGCTTCTGGGCACCGGTAAGCTTCATACACGAAGCTGGCGAATGGAACAGACAAACGCACCCATTCTCTGGGGCGGAAATAGGCTTGCCACATTGGGTTTTCGGGCAGCGTAGTTTGCTCCCTGTCGATGCCAATAATCTTTTAGCCCTTGGTGTTTCAGACGGCTTTAATATTGTTCAGGAGTTGAAGGAGGGAGTATGGAAATCTTACACAGATATTTCTCCCTCAAATGTGCCGGAGCCTTTGTCTGATGGTCGCTTTGCTTGGATAGATACGCCATCAGATGTTCCGCCACGTATCATGGTTGGCGGATTATCCGGGCTAAGACATGTGATACGCAACAGCGTAGAGTTGCCTAAAGGTGTGACAGAACAAGATGTGTCTATCCCACAGCCAATGACGTTCAAAACGACTGGTGGGGCTATTGCACATGCACTGTATTATGCGCCTGCCAGCCATCATTATGCACTTGAAGCAGACGAACTGCCGCCTTTGGTTGTCATGGCTCATGGTGGCCCCACTGGGCGTGCGAACCCAGGATTTGCTTTCAAAGTGCAGTTTTGGACGTCACGTGGTTTCGCGGTTTTGGACGTGAATTATAGGGGCTCTACAGGTTACGGCCGCGACTACCGGAAAGCTTTGGATGGTAAGTGGGGCGTTGTAGATATTGATGATGTTTTAGCCGCAGGGAAGGCCGTAATAGATCAGGGAAGGGTAGATCCTAAGCGCTGCACAATTCGCGGTAGCAGCGCAGGCGGCTTGACGGTCTTGGGTGCTTTGGCACGATCGAAAGTCTTTATTGCTGGGACTGTGCTTTACGGCGTAACGGATTTACGAGGTTTGGTGGAAGAAACCCATAAATTCGAGGCAAGATATTTGGACGGCCTTATCGGTCCTTATCCTCAAGCAGAGGACGTCTATTTGCAGCGCTCTCCTCTGACATTTGCAGAAGATATTGCTCAGCCTGTTTTGTTTTTACATGGTGATGAAGACAAAGTGGTAGCGCTTTCGCAAGCGGAAGACATGGTTGCGTGCCTTAAGCAGGCTGAACTGCATGTCTATGCCGGGGAGAAGCATGGCTTTCGGCAAAAAGAGACTGTTATGGATGCATTTGTGCGCGAGTTAGCCTTTTATCAGGCAGTCTTTGCGTCGCTTTAA
- a CDS encoding Hint domain-containing protein: MATNLTDNNSASYANGGSYNINGGILNIGGSGGLIFNSAGTDNATATVGSAAGQLNINISSSLLSFSGNRTANLTITNTPPSNFLINLSLSGTSSTATARFANGTTTITAVVSGGVFPLRSTITINITMPGNPYNLGSTTRTLLSSNGNASICYLPGTKIETPKGQVLVEDLAQGDEIYTFVNGQKTTDVIRWAGHKTVNAKTQDDKAIRVKANALADGVPFKDLLVTPEHCLFLNGRFVPARMLVNNRSIVINAAETFEIYHIETEKHAVIMADGAFAESYLDTGNRQSFHSDDTVVFGGFDAAKDWAEDAAAPLDVSKEFVEPLYNDLLQRAETLGFASEASDAQFVNDPSLALITAEGDVLPLLRTSGQHAVFQVPAGLDRVYLTSRTISPRDLLGAFVDDRRQLGVMVKNVTLFDGSETHHITSHLGNNTVSGWEQQNEADRRWTDGCAEILLNNRNAQSEGVLSIEIVAGGPYLAGSTNSAATSVAKVAAA, translated from the coding sequence ATGGCTACGAATCTTACAGACAACAACAGTGCATCATACGCCAACGGTGGAAGCTACAACATCAATGGTGGCATATTAAACATTGGTGGTTCGGGCGGACTGATTTTCAATTCAGCTGGTACGGACAATGCAACAGCAACAGTCGGTTCCGCTGCTGGACAACTTAACATCAATATCTCCTCATCCTTACTTTCATTCTCAGGAAATCGAACAGCAAATCTAACAATCACCAACACTCCACCGTCGAATTTTCTAATAAATCTTAGCCTTTCTGGTACCTCGAGCACTGCAACAGCAAGGTTTGCCAATGGTACAACCACTATTACTGCTGTTGTTTCTGGCGGTGTATTCCCTCTAAGAAGCACCATCACGATTAATATTACAATGCCAGGTAACCCGTACAACTTGGGTTCAACCACTCGCACCCTTCTCTCAAGCAATGGCAATGCATCAATCTGCTACCTCCCTGGCACAAAGATCGAAACACCTAAGGGTCAAGTTCTGGTTGAAGACCTCGCACAAGGTGATGAAATCTACACCTTCGTCAACGGTCAAAAAACAACCGATGTTATCCGTTGGGCCGGCCACAAAACCGTAAATGCCAAAACGCAGGACGATAAGGCTATTCGCGTTAAGGCCAACGCTCTGGCTGACGGTGTCCCATTCAAGGATCTGCTGGTTACACCAGAACACTGCCTTTTCCTGAATGGACGTTTCGTGCCAGCACGTATGCTGGTTAACAACCGCTCTATCGTTATCAATGCGGCTGAAACATTCGAAATCTATCACATCGAAACCGAAAAACACGCCGTTATCATGGCTGACGGTGCATTTGCTGAAAGCTACTTGGACACGGGCAACCGCCAAAGCTTCCACTCTGATGACACAGTCGTTTTCGGCGGATTTGACGCTGCTAAAGACTGGGCAGAAGATGCCGCTGCACCACTCGACGTCAGCAAAGAGTTTGTAGAGCCTCTCTACAACGACCTGCTTCAGCGTGCTGAGACACTGGGCTTCGCTTCTGAAGCATCAGACGCGCAGTTCGTAAACGATCCGTCACTTGCACTGATCACGGCGGAAGGTGACGTGCTGCCGCTTCTGCGCACGTCAGGCCAACATGCTGTTTTCCAAGTCCCAGCGGGTCTGGACCGGGTTTATCTGACATCGCGCACGATCAGCCCACGCGACTTGCTCGGTGCTTTTGTTGATGACCGTCGTCAACTAGGCGTCATGGTCAAAAACGTCACCTTGTTTGATGGCTCAGAAACGCATCACATCACATCTCACCTCGGAAACAACACTGTATCCGGTTGGGAGCAGCAAAATGAAGCAGACCGCCGTTGGACAGATGGCTGCGCGGAAATTCTGCTGAACAACCGTAACGCTCAATCCGAAGGGGTTCTCTCCATCGAAATCGTTGCTGGCGGTCCGTACCTCGCAGGATCAACAAACAGCGCCGCTACCAGCGTTGCAAAGGTTGCAGCAGCCTAA
- the flgE gene encoding flagellar hook protein FlgE, producing the protein MSLFNALNTAVSGLNAQSHAFSDLSNNIANSQTVGYKSTGTSFSDYVTAQTKASLQGSSDSVAAVTTQNTEYQGSVTTSSNPLGMAISGRGFFSVLAPSGGTTAQGTTSFNTQNFYTRNGDFSQNSDGYLVNTSGYYLQGYQVQNGGSLSTNISPIQVSSNLSFQPTKSTSLTVSGVVGSTATTGVMTSTTATAYDSQGAAHNVTLNWQQSASDPLTWTVSNGNDYSNQTSVVFNTDGSLKSVGGTVGTNGTSAVFNYAGAPQNLSVKLGTIGGTSGVSLGTSSSASSSLVTTSDSVTSGNYTGLSVQKDGSIMASFDNGLSQLVAKVPLATFADPDSLSVQNGQAYTATSGSGGASLNAVGTNGAGSLATSSLESSTTDLTGDLTKLVVAQQAYGANTKVVSTSNQMLQTTLAMIQ; encoded by the coding sequence ATGTCTTTGTTTAATGCGCTGAACACAGCAGTAAGCGGGCTTAACGCGCAGTCACATGCATTTAGCGATTTGTCGAACAATATCGCTAACAGCCAGACGGTCGGTTACAAATCCACGGGTACGAGTTTTTCTGATTACGTCACGGCTCAGACAAAGGCGAGCCTGCAGGGTTCGTCCGATAGCGTTGCAGCCGTTACGACGCAGAATACAGAGTATCAGGGTAGTGTGACTACGTCATCCAACCCGTTGGGCATGGCTATTTCGGGGCGGGGTTTTTTCAGCGTATTGGCACCAAGCGGCGGAACGACTGCTCAGGGAACCACGTCATTTAACACGCAAAATTTTTATACACGTAATGGTGATTTCTCTCAAAATAGTGACGGGTATTTGGTCAATACATCGGGTTATTATTTACAAGGATATCAGGTGCAAAATGGGGGAAGTTTGAGCACCAATATTTCGCCAATTCAGGTTTCAAGCAATCTTAGTTTTCAGCCCACAAAAAGCACGTCTTTAACTGTTTCTGGCGTTGTCGGAAGTACCGCCACGACCGGCGTTATGACATCAACCACAGCAACCGCTTACGATAGCCAAGGTGCTGCGCATAACGTGACGCTCAATTGGCAGCAATCAGCTTCGGATCCGCTCACCTGGACCGTTTCAAACGGGAATGATTATTCTAATCAGACAAGTGTTGTTTTTAATACTGACGGTTCTTTGAAATCGGTTGGGGGAACGGTGGGGACAAATGGTACCTCCGCTGTTTTTAACTATGCAGGTGCACCACAAAATTTAAGTGTGAAACTTGGAACAATTGGCGGAACATCCGGCGTCAGCCTTGGCACCTCATCGTCTGCGTCATCTTCGCTTGTCACGACGTCAGACAGCGTGACAAGCGGCAATTATACTGGCTTGAGCGTGCAAAAAGACGGTTCCATTATGGCGAGTTTCGATAACGGTCTTTCCCAATTAGTGGCGAAAGTTCCGCTGGCAACATTCGCTGACCCAGATTCATTATCTGTGCAGAATGGGCAAGCTTATACCGCGACGTCGGGTTCTGGCGGAGCAAGTTTGAATGCCGTAGGAACAAATGGCGCAGGCTCGCTCGCAACGTCCTCGTTGGAAAGTTCAACCACAGATCTTACGGGAGATTTGACAAAATTGGTTGTGGCCCAACAAGCTTATGGTGCCAACACCAAGGTTGTTTCTACGTCTAATCAGATGCTTCAGACAACGTTAGCGATGATTCAGTGA
- a CDS encoding DedA family protein, translated as MLESMGLPLPAESIIIAASLYAGSTHHLEIQWIVVATIIGAIMGDNLGYLIGHRYGYSLLRKHGTKVGLTEERLLLGRYLFKRHGGIIVFLGRFVAILRVFVALLAGANRMPWTTFLFYNALGGIAWGGGYAIITYQLGKQIEKITGPVGITLAAFSVVFIVGAFLFLKKNEKRLTEEALEQARLEENNSSSPAKQRSSNGHHS; from the coding sequence ATGCTGGAAAGCATGGGGCTGCCATTACCCGCAGAAAGTATTATTATTGCCGCATCCCTCTATGCAGGCAGCACCCACCACCTCGAAATCCAATGGATTGTTGTCGCGACAATCATTGGCGCAATCATGGGTGATAATCTGGGATATCTTATCGGGCATCGCTACGGCTACAGCCTCTTGCGCAAGCACGGAACCAAAGTTGGCCTGACTGAAGAACGCTTATTACTTGGGCGCTACCTTTTTAAGCGCCATGGCGGGATTATCGTTTTCCTTGGCCGGTTTGTCGCGATACTGCGCGTTTTCGTAGCGCTCCTAGCCGGTGCAAACCGTATGCCTTGGACAACATTTCTCTTTTACAATGCATTAGGTGGCATTGCTTGGGGCGGCGGTTACGCCATCATCACTTACCAACTAGGTAAGCAAATTGAAAAAATAACAGGCCCTGTTGGTATCACTCTTGCAGCTTTCAGCGTTGTATTCATTGTTGGCGCTTTTTTGTTCCTGAAAAAGAACGAGAAACGCCTGACAGAAGAAGCCCTCGAGCAAGCGCGCCTCGAGGAAAACAATTCCTCGTCTCCGGCAAAGCAGAGATCATCAAATGGCCATCACAGCTAA
- a CDS encoding glycosyltransferase family 32 protein, translated as MPCFDLLTAGIETGWLPNIAESFVNGIPENIPKRLIQYWHSKEIPEEVSKNIESFKNFNKEFSHHIIDDEEARSFIYIHYGQDAALLYDACFHAAMKSDFWRICDLYQNGGVYVDVDTLAHGPIAKIGAGQNFSCLLTYSIGQPWCIDNDFFMTEARHPVMQAILNGLFENVDRFVKTRSFENIWVETGPGVTTMKVARWLAQKAVDEQVLPKDTGVVFRHHHALGEAFYHAEMEYKNSPEGNWRTAQPS; from the coding sequence ATGCCATGTTTTGACCTGCTCACAGCGGGAATTGAAACAGGTTGGCTCCCCAATATTGCAGAGAGTTTTGTCAACGGTATTCCTGAAAATATTCCTAAAAGACTTATTCAATACTGGCATTCAAAAGAAATACCGGAAGAAGTTTCAAAAAATATAGAAAGCTTTAAAAACTTTAATAAAGAATTCTCACATCATATTATAGATGATGAAGAAGCACGTTCTTTTATTTACATTCATTACGGACAAGATGCAGCTCTTTTATACGATGCATGTTTTCATGCAGCGATGAAATCTGATTTTTGGCGTATATGTGATTTATACCAGAATGGTGGTGTTTACGTTGACGTCGATACTTTAGCCCATGGCCCTATTGCTAAAATAGGCGCAGGGCAGAACTTTAGCTGCTTGCTGACGTACTCTATTGGCCAGCCGTGGTGCATCGACAACGATTTTTTCATGACAGAGGCCCGGCATCCCGTCATGCAGGCTATTTTAAATGGCTTGTTCGAAAATGTGGATCGCTTCGTTAAAACGCGGAGCTTTGAGAATATTTGGGTCGAGACTGGACCTGGTGTTACCACGATGAAAGTGGCGCGCTGGTTGGCGCAAAAAGCAGTCGATGAGCAAGTTCTTCCCAAAGATACGGGCGTCGTGTTCCGACACCATCACGCTCTAGGGGAAGCATTTTATCATGCCGAAATGGAATATAAAAACTCGCCAGAGGGTAATTGGCGTACTGCGCAGCCATCTTAA
- a CDS encoding aldo/keto reductase has product MKKRELAKTGLMVSEICLGTMTFGQQNTKEEGHQQLDLALENGINFIDTAELYSIPPRAETYGATETIIGEWFKNRKKRDDVILASKVVGRSKNPWFRPDGEEARLTSRQIRYAVEGSLRRLQTDYIDVYQLHWPDRVIGLFGEGGTTFKNISDADEISIEETLSVLGDLVREGKIRYVGLSNETAWGVSKYLEASKSGLPRVVSIQNAYNLLNRTFEIGLAEQSMREHVSLLAYSPLAQGYLTGKYLDGARPAGARTTLFNRGQRYEKPGVDTAIKSYMDVAKKHGVDLVQMAVAFVTSRKFVASNIIGATSIEQLNAVLGSTSLVITPEMEKDIDAVHQLNANPAP; this is encoded by the coding sequence ATGAAAAAACGTGAACTTGCAAAAACAGGCTTAATGGTAAGTGAAATATGCCTTGGTACAATGACATTTGGACAACAAAATACTAAAGAAGAAGGGCACCAACAGTTAGATTTAGCTCTTGAGAATGGTATTAACTTTATTGATACGGCAGAATTATATTCCATACCCCCGCGCGCGGAAACTTATGGCGCAACCGAAACAATTATAGGGGAGTGGTTCAAAAACCGTAAAAAGCGTGATGATGTTATTCTTGCCAGTAAAGTTGTTGGACGCTCTAAAAATCCGTGGTTTAGACCCGATGGAGAAGAAGCGCGCTTAACATCCAGACAGATACGCTATGCTGTTGAGGGTTCATTACGCCGGTTACAGACGGATTATATTGACGTTTATCAGCTTCATTGGCCGGATCGTGTTATTGGATTATTTGGAGAGGGCGGAACAACATTTAAAAATATATCTGATGCAGACGAAATTAGTATTGAAGAGACGCTTTCTGTTCTCGGGGATTTGGTACGGGAAGGCAAGATACGTTATGTCGGACTCTCTAACGAGACGGCTTGGGGGGTCTCCAAGTATTTAGAGGCTTCTAAGTCCGGTTTGCCTCGGGTCGTTTCAATCCAGAATGCTTATAATTTGTTGAACCGAACCTTCGAGATCGGCTTGGCTGAACAATCAATGAGGGAGCATGTTAGCCTTTTAGCTTATTCTCCTTTGGCTCAAGGTTATCTGACAGGGAAGTATCTTGATGGTGCCCGCCCAGCTGGTGCGCGGACAACATTGTTTAACCGTGGGCAGCGCTATGAAAAGCCCGGCGTTGATACAGCGATTAAATCATATATGGATGTCGCCAAGAAGCATGGTGTAGACCTTGTTCAGATGGCTGTAGCTTTTGTCACATCCAGAAAGTTTGTTGCCTCCAATATTATTGGTGCAACGAGTATTGAGCAATTAAATGCTGTTTTGGGGTCAACAAGCCTCGTAATTACACCGGAAATGGAAAAAGATATTGATGCGGTGCATCAGCTGAATGCTAACCCAGCACCTTAA
- a CDS encoding HAD family hydrolase: MTALDPSGRLELIIFDCDGVLVDSEVASCQATAQYARSLGLELTDEEAHKRFVGMALPDVVRDLEHELDRKLPENTALILRENLVRLMEKMAEPVSGSVEMLEEIRRLRMPVRVGSNSSIQEMEAKFSRTRMTGFFPENRIHSATDMKQPKPSPAVYLYAAEQEGRAPENCLVIEDSDPGAEAAWRAGMSCILLRDEGQPLPSFWPQPGFVRIAHLSELAPLVETVITSQGKKW; encoded by the coding sequence ATGACAGCATTAGACCCTTCTGGACGTTTGGAACTCATCATTTTTGATTGTGATGGTGTCCTTGTCGATAGTGAGGTGGCTTCGTGTCAGGCTACGGCGCAATATGCCCGTAGTCTGGGGCTGGAACTCACCGATGAAGAGGCCCATAAGCGTTTCGTAGGGATGGCCTTGCCTGATGTTGTGCGCGATCTGGAGCACGAACTGGACCGTAAATTACCAGAAAATACGGCGCTCATTTTGCGTGAAAATCTTGTACGCTTAATGGAAAAAATGGCAGAACCTGTAAGTGGTTCTGTAGAAATGCTAGAAGAAATTCGGCGTTTGCGAATGCCGGTTCGTGTTGGATCAAATTCTTCTATTCAAGAAATGGAAGCTAAGTTTTCACGAACAAGAATGACAGGTTTTTTCCCGGAAAACCGTATTCATTCAGCAACTGACATGAAACAACCCAAGCCGTCACCTGCCGTCTATCTGTACGCAGCAGAACAAGAGGGACGAGCGCCAGAAAACTGCCTTGTTATTGAGGATAGTGATCCAGGTGCGGAGGCCGCGTGGCGTGCCGGTATGAGTTGCATCTTGCTCCGAGATGAGGGGCAACCATTACCGTCTTTTTGGCCACAACCTGGCTTCGTGCGGATAGCGCATTTATCTGAGTTAGCCCCCTTGGTTGAAACTGTTATTACCAGTCAGGGCAAAAAATGGTGA
- a CDS encoding SDR family oxidoreductase, producing MAITANAPSSLLGKTALITGSTGGLGFETAVSLAARGANVILSGRSLEKGHAALQELRHRVPTAIARFEVLDLASLASIAECAASLKSHGEPLHFLANNAGVMAPAQRLTTKDGFELQFGTNHLGHFALTGHLLPLLARGEARIMTVASLAAKKGSLPFGDLNARHHYQAFERYQQSKLANLLFAFELDRRAKKAPWPIHSRAAHPGWSASNIMLNNAAFDQKSSLVPRLARKAIRSVGWKIFTFMGQDVAQGAEPLLYALTAPQAKDGGYYGPKNRDERRGPPAEAFIPALARDPELARRLWTLSETMTGVRYGLI from the coding sequence ATGGCCATCACAGCTAACGCCCCTTCCTCCCTTCTTGGTAAAACGGCGCTGATTACTGGCTCCACGGGCGGGCTTGGATTTGAAACCGCAGTCAGCCTCGCGGCAAGAGGAGCGAACGTTATCCTCAGCGGACGTTCGTTAGAAAAAGGTCATGCCGCACTGCAAGAGCTGCGACACCGCGTTCCTACAGCCATCGCGCGGTTTGAAGTGCTTGACCTTGCTTCATTAGCCTCGATTGCAGAATGTGCTGCCAGCCTGAAATCACACGGGGAACCACTACACTTCCTTGCCAATAATGCGGGGGTCATGGCTCCTGCCCAACGCCTGACAACCAAAGACGGCTTTGAGCTCCAGTTTGGCACAAACCACCTTGGGCACTTTGCACTAACGGGGCATCTTCTCCCTCTCTTAGCGAGAGGAGAAGCACGAATTATGACTGTTGCCTCTCTCGCCGCCAAGAAAGGCTCCCTGCCCTTTGGCGACCTGAATGCACGCCATCACTACCAAGCATTTGAGCGTTACCAGCAAAGCAAACTCGCAAATCTTCTCTTCGCGTTCGAGCTTGATCGCCGGGCGAAAAAAGCGCCGTGGCCTATTCACTCACGTGCAGCTCATCCCGGTTGGTCTGCCAGCAACATCATGTTGAATAACGCAGCTTTTGATCAGAAAAGCAGCTTGGTCCCGCGTTTGGCACGCAAAGCCATACGCTCAGTGGGCTGGAAAATTTTTACATTCATGGGCCAAGATGTCGCGCAGGGAGCGGAACCACTTTTATATGCGCTGACAGCACCACAAGCGAAAGATGGCGGCTATTACGGCCCCAAAAATAGAGATGAAAGGCGCGGGCCACCTGCGGAGGCCTTCATCCCGGCTCTAGCTCGTGATCCTGAACTTGCACGCCGCTTATGGACATTATCCGAGACCATGACCGGCGTAAGATACGGCTTGATCTAG